A window of Candidatus Aegiribacteria sp. genomic DNA:
TGACACAGTATTTACGGATTCAACCACTCTCCCTGTTGAAACACTTTCTGATTCCATTATCATTCCCGAAATAGACGATTCCCTGCTGCTTCCTTCACTTCCAGACAGAAGCAGTGTAACTGAACCTCAGGACTCATTAGAGCAGGATGTAGAAATCGATGAACTTCCATTGGATCAGGATGTAGAAATCGATGAACTTCCATTGGATCAGGGTGTAGAGATCGATGAACTTCCATTGGATCAGGATGTAGAGATCGATGAACTTCCATTGGAATCTGAACAGGAGGATTCCTTAGTTATCCTGCCGGAGGTTGAAGTCACTGAAGTGGAAGAATCACAGGAATCAGCTCCGGAAACGGAAATCGTTGAACCTGAAGATACACCAGAAGAAGAACAGGGGGATGAACCACCTCCTTCAACACCTGATCCTGAAGGGACATAGATACTGAGAAATCCTCCATCATTCACATTGCTCGGCAAATCAGGAAGAGCAAGAAGAGGTCTGCTGAATCTTGCCCATGGTCCGGTCGAGACCCCAGTATTCATGCCGGTTGGAACTCAGGGAAGTGTAAAAACCGTCAGGAATTCAGATCTGCTTGACGATGGCTGGCAGATAATTCTGGGAAACACATATCATCTTTACCTCAGACCCGGTTCCAGTGTAATAGAGGATGCGGGTGGTCTGCATTCATTCATATCGTGGCAGGGAAATATTCTGACTGACAGCGGTGGTTTTCAGTTGTTCAGCCTGTCTCAGCTTAGAAAGCGTTCTGAAGATGGTTATCAATTTCAATCACATATAGACGGATCCAACCATATCCTTACTCCTGAAAAGGTTATCAATTTACAAAGAACCTTCGGAAGCGATATCATGATGATACTGGATGAGTGCCTGGAGCAACCAAGTGATTACAATCGAACTGAGGAATCTCTCAATCTGACTCTGAGATGGGCTGAAAGAGCCAGAAATATCCATCAGGAAAAAGAACAGGCAATGTTCTGCATTGTCCAGGGCGGTGCTTTTCCTGATCTCCGAAAGAAGGCGGCTCATGTGCTCTCAGAAATGGAATTTGACGGGTATGCCATTGGCGGAGTATCGGTGGGGGAACCAAGAAAACAGATGATGAGAGCTGTGAAATCCTGTATTGATTTTCTTCCACTGAATAAACCAAGATATCTCATGGGTGTAGGAAAACCGGAAGATCTTGTGGATTTTGTTGCCGTTGGTGTTGACATGTTCGACTGCGTAGTGCCTACAAGAAACGCCAGGGGAGGAAGCTTCTTCGTACCCGGAGGTCATATAAATATTACAAATACACGATTCAAAAACGATCAACGCCCAGTTCAGCCTGGATGCAGGTGTTATGCATGCCGCACATATACCCGATCCTATATCAGGCACCTGTTCAACGCGAAGGAATGGCTGGCACCGATCCTTGCCACACTTCACAACCTTCATTACTTCTCTGTACTGATGGGAAAAATACGTTTTGCGATAGATGAACGACATTTCACAAGCTGGAGAAAAGACTGGTACTGCAGAAGAAAACACTTTGATTCAGAGACTTTCTAAAACAACAAAGTTCATCATACTAATGATAAGTATTGCCATACGAATTCCTCAAAGTTAGTATCTGTAAAGAAGCACGAGTATCTGATCAGGATTCCTGTTTTGGAATACTTTAAGTTAGAGGTTCATATGGATGAAACATCTGAAAAAAAAGATCCTGAAATTCTCCTGAAGAAACTTCCCGAAACAAGCGGGTTGGATCGAATCAGGATTCTCGCAGATTTGATTGTAGCATTCAAGGGAAATAATCTACAGAAAGCTGCTGAATTTGGGAAGCAGGGATTGGAGCTATTGCGGGAAACGGAAGACAGGGAACTGGAATCCTTAATCCTGAATGAACTCTGTTGGATCTGTCAGTGTCTAGGGGAACATCATATCGCTCTGGAATTTGGAATCAGAAATCTCGATATTATCAGTAAAAATGATAATGAAGAGAAAATATCCAATGCCTTCAACAACATTGGCTCAGTATACTGGAGACTGGCGAGGTTTGACCAGGCTCTGGAGTACTATCTGAAAGCTCTGAGGATTCTTGAGAACCTCGGAGACAAACAGGGAATCGCAATCGTGTCAAATAATATCGGAGTTATCTACAATGCCATTGGTGATAAGGACAGCGCCCTTGATTTCTACAACAGAGCAATCAAAATCAACGAAGAACTCGATTCCAAAAACAAGCTTGCCACTTCTCTCAACAATGCCGGAGTCATCTACCTTGAAACCAAGGGAGAACATGAAAAGGCCCTGGAGTACTACCAGAGAGCTCTGGAAATAAGAGAAGAACTCGGAAATAAATGGAGAATACCTCACTCTCTGACCAATATCGGCGTGGTGTTGAGAGAGATGAAAGACTACAACAAATCGCTCGAATACTTCTTCAGATCACTTGAGATTGCTGAGGAAATCGGAAACAGACATGTGGCTGCTACAACACTCACCAGTATAGGCGAAGTCCATTTATTGCTGGACAGTTTCGATAAGGCTCAGGAATATGTCATGCGAGGACTCGCTATCACAGAGGAGATCGATGCGCCCGATCTTAAAAGAAACTGTTGCGAAGTAATGTCAAGGATCTTTGAGAAAAAAGGTGATTTCAGGGAGGCACTCGAATATTACAAGAAATTCAGCGAACTGAATGATGAGATTTTCACTGAAGAAAGCAGCAAGAAATACAACGAACTCCAGGTAAGCTATGAAACAGAGAAAAAGGAAAAGGAAAACGAGATTTACAGGCTGAAGAATATTGAGCTTGTAACGGCAAATGAAGAACTTACGAAAGCTCTTGCTGAAGTAAAAACACTGTGCTTCCTGCAAGAAGATCCGGGATGATTCCGGATACTGGGAACAGATAGAAAAATTCATAACAGAGCGCTCAGACACTCAGTTCAGTCACGGAATCTGTCCTGAATGCGTGAAGAAGCTTTATCCTGAATATAAGGAGTCCCATGGTTGATCCTCCTGAGAAGAAAGATACTGAGATACTCCTGAAGAAGCTTTCTGAAACTGATGGGCTGGATAGAATTAAAGTTCTTGCGGATCTGAGTGTAG
This region includes:
- a CDS encoding tetratricopeptide repeat protein, with the translated sequence MDETSEKKDPEILLKKLPETSGLDRIRILADLIVAFKGNNLQKAAEFGKQGLELLRETEDRELESLILNELCWICQCLGEHHIALEFGIRNLDIISKNDNEEKISNAFNNIGSVYWRLARFDQALEYYLKALRILENLGDKQGIAIVSNNIGVIYNAIGDKDSALDFYNRAIKINEELDSKNKLATSLNNAGVIYLETKGEHEKALEYYQRALEIREELGNKWRIPHSLTNIGVVLREMKDYNKSLEYFFRSLEIAEEIGNRHVAATTLTSIGEVHLLLDSFDKAQEYVMRGLAITEEIDAPDLKRNCCEVMSRIFEKKGDFREALEYYKKFSELNDEIFTEESSKKYNELQVSYETEKKEKENEIYRLKNIELVTANEELTKALAEVKTLCFLQEDPG
- the tgt gene encoding tRNA guanosine(34) transglycosylase Tgt encodes the protein MRNPPSFTLLGKSGRARRGLLNLAHGPVETPVFMPVGTQGSVKTVRNSDLLDDGWQIILGNTYHLYLRPGSSVIEDAGGLHSFISWQGNILTDSGGFQLFSLSQLRKRSEDGYQFQSHIDGSNHILTPEKVINLQRTFGSDIMMILDECLEQPSDYNRTEESLNLTLRWAERARNIHQEKEQAMFCIVQGGAFPDLRKKAAHVLSEMEFDGYAIGGVSVGEPRKQMMRAVKSCIDFLPLNKPRYLMGVGKPEDLVDFVAVGVDMFDCVVPTRNARGGSFFVPGGHINITNTRFKNDQRPVQPGCRCYACRTYTRSYIRHLFNAKEWLAPILATLHNLHYFSVLMGKIRFAIDERHFTSWRKDWYCRRKHFDSETF